AGCATCTTTGCATCAGTCCTTGAAGTTGTCGGTGCACAACGCTTGTCGTAAAGGCAAGTCTGGAAAAAAGCAGACGAGTTCCAGTAAATGAGCGGATCAGATAAAGTTCATGACAAAAGGCCAAACCTGCATGTCAGAGTCTAAATGGAACAAATCTTTAGTGAGAAACACTAGGCAGAATATAACTTTTTGGCTCAAAAATTGAATATAAATATTAGTTTTTAActgtaaatattatttaactcAAAAATGAGCCTGCTTGGGTTACCGGGCAGGTAGAGGGTTGGATCTTAAGGGGGTCgcaagtgtgtcttgcagttcccttaagcCTCGTATGACCACTTTATGGGTggcatgaaaatggaacataccatttctaatgaactactgccgttctgcagacaCTATGCTCTAGAcaacgacagtttttttttttttgattttgggtaaaaatggcataatcatagaAAAACTATCCCCATATATGTGATATCTGCATCTCAAGGGGGGCACAGGTGTGTGTTGGAGTTTCCTTAAGGCTCATATGGCCAcctcataaaaatggaacataccattgtcatgcgtgtggtaagtgtatcatgaagtttCTACGAGGATAGTGTAAGTTAACGCACATTTATGTTGTTCATGTGATGCTGTCGTGAGGTGTGATTTAACCTGTCATGCCCATAGGAAgaaatgtgcataaacattttaGCTCAAAAGGCTCACTGagtggtctacgaccttgatattttgtgcgtGCCCAGTAtagatttgtcctttttttcaccAGCAGACAGTCTGTATCCGcccttaagggcagttgtgactaaagctttagtttgttttttcaagaaaacaaactaaaaatatttCACCCGAAATAGAggtgaaataaataataaaggctTCATCTGTACATGTCACTGACCTGACTCTCTGTACGCCACTTGGGTGAGAAAGAGACCATGGGCCGGAGCGACCAGATTCTGAGGGTAGGCCAGATTGTCTTTAGCCTCCAGTAAATCTCTGAGCTGGGACACGGTCAGCAGCCCCCTGCCTACAGCAACGAGGGCCCCCGTCATCCGGCGTACCTGCAGCCAACAGCCAGAACCTTCCCTGAATGTGTGCACTGAGGAGCTCGTGACAGTGAAGAGAAGACCCGTTATCACCAGCAGGTGGTGCTATGAGCATTGACATGCAACGGCAGCATCCAAACGCAGGTTTGCTGAATCATGAGAGTCTCAAAGAGCAACAAACCTGTTTATAGAGAAAGGAACGACTCGTGAAGGTCAGCTCCAAGAATGATACCTGTCTGGAAAAAAGAGAGGAGTTACACGACTCATTACTGACATGTGCATCTCATCCAAAGCACTTCTAACAAAAAGGCTACAACACATTAAATCTAGAAACAAGATAGACACAAACAGAAGACAAATAGGATATTGagttatttctaaaataaaaaaaaacatcaatgaacaaattaaaaacaactctTTAAACCTTTCTTATTTTCAAAGATCTGGCTTTCAtaggacattttaaaaagattccTGCCTTTGTTTATGGCTGACGTTTACGCCAGACCATCATACATGTCTGAACGCCACATACTGGACCCTCAGATGCAGCTTAGGCTCTGCAGGATTATGTCCACGATCACAAAAAACAGGAATTAGTTTTCTGAGAATTCATATGtagtttattttcattatatatatttgttttgtttttttcgtcacAGAAGCCCCTTTTGTCATAGAAATAGGAAAACGCTACTGAGAAAGCGGGCACATATGCAGAATTGGGTCAAATGCAAAGTGGACTCACATTCAAAGACAGATCTTATAGTGAAGCTGTCAGTTCACGAACCCTGAAAATAATACAAGGCTGTGACCTTTAAGCCTGGACTAACAGATACACATAATGTTGTCGGCTCTGTCCTTTTTGCTttcatcatctgcaaacagcgGTAACAAACTCCATTCAAGGGAGAAAAGAGTCCATCTGTGCGTTAGTATGACACAGCTGTACAATTCAAGCTGAGCTAGTCATGGTGgtgggagcatcatgatttgagCATCCATGCTGGAACTCAAGGATTGTGGTGTATTGTGAAAACATTCACAAATAACCCCTTCAGTTTGATCAAAACTTTACATGCAAACCACCTGTAATCTGGGTTAGATATAGAACTTTAAGGAACCCAAAACTAtttgaaaaaattataaaaaataaataaaatttgatattagtaaataaaatgaatgagatTGACTCTTATTTAGACAATACTGATTCATAAAATACATTGATCAGTAAAATTTCCTGGTCCCAGCAGCAGAAAACCGCTTAGCTGTTTGCAGTTTCTGACGAAGCAAAAGCTAGCTTAATACTTCAAGAATAATCACTCTCTTCAGACACAGGAAACCAGAAATGGTACAAgttaaccttgtgctatcttagatgaccccacctttacattgacgtgttctccctaccatgacaaaggtggataaaggtggaaagatttcatgtaatccatggacaccagtgaagatcacaaatcattgaagaaaaaaggttcaacacactgtctagtgggtctagatgacccaactcccaatgttaaagtgcctaggatagcacaagggttacaggaaaaaaagtttattgaaATTTAAATGGGTGAGAAATACATTTGTACAGATTCAGGATCAAAAACTGACTTGACTTGTGATAAATAATGAATCCCTTTTATTACAAGAGCAAAGAACAGGGATCTTCATGGAACAATGAAGGCAGCTGGACTAAGAACCACCGTTCACTCTAGTGGgggtattttttattcaacccTTGGGTTCTCAGCCGGTTGGCCCCCCACGTGTGATGAGGGGGTTGAGCGTGACATTTCCTATAAGTACTACTAACAGTCTGTCCGTGCAGGAGCGTACTGTGCTCCATATTTTCAAGAGGAAATCATTACTGCTCATATATTTGGCTTGGAGGGCGACCCCCACAGACAGACCCAAGGCCCCCGTGGCCCTCTCTCCTGCCTTTTCATCTCCACTCAGGATTTTCTTTGATCCTTGATGTGTGTAgcatgtttaaagacccactccgataatcgtctgatctgttgtaaaagtgttcccagtggtctattaactatgattttgctgtttttagactaaatctaaaaacctatgtcattttctagaacattttttcctgcagagcggcagcactTCATTacaaaattcacctctgagtagtGAGTGGAATCGTCGTCGcggagtaaccccgccccccttcccaacactgagaacgctttgtctacactctctcccactagcttacaggccCCACACCTCCAACCCAACATTATcggtgcatcaaaaatggcgagcagtattggagctatccagtcgaaCAGTTCAGATCCaggttccagctcagacgaggaaaacaaagacgttcacggatctacttgtctacaagtggatgcatccgaacggagtggagcaggaagcccGTGGCCCGCCCAACACATTTTCAACGTAAcacacaagctttttttttccaacagcatcttttttctctgcttctggttcacattgatttgaataaagaaatcctcagaaatgcagttttgagcttttCCATATAATAATCAGATGttatccatcatcagaaaaatgctacaagagcattttaaaaacacacaatttttagcggagtgggtctctaaaagACGACCATTTGGCTTTTGGCTGTTTTTACTGCAGCCAACTTTGAAAGCGTTTGGACGTCTTCCTTCTTCTGTGCTCGGTTTGTGTTTAGGAGTTTTCAAACAGATGCAAAGATAAAATATAGTTGAcagttaaaaaaggttttagagtttggcttgattttttttaaagttctttaaaaacaagatgaggACTTGATCTTGAAACTTGACCTCAAAGACTTTGGTTTCAGCACTTTTAAACCAGTTTAACTTCCTCCCTTTTGCTTTTACAACATAACACTCATTAGGTTCATGTTGTATGACATTTTTGACTGTGCAGAAACATTCAGCACTGATTACTGTTCCACAGCTGACGTTGTTGAGTCCTGCTTGTGACAGTGGATCATTTCATCTAAAACAAGACTTGCAAAAATTAATTTTCAGACATTTATGTttccaagaaaaaaatttgaacaattttccatattttttcagCTAAATATTTAACTCGTTTCTACATCATTCTGTAAATCTTAATATAATCTTATTTTCATGTGCCTCTGCATCAAAAAGAgattcaaaaaagtttttaactcTTTTTACCGAACAAAACCAACATTACGTTTAAGTTTGAGCTCCTTGTGAGTTAAAACGTTCACAAACAAACCTCTCTCTGGCATTAAGGAACTTTTCTAGGGCATTTACCATTAAAGAACCACAATTTTGAGACCAGACTATCTTTGACCAGACTTTCTTGATGACGTCTCCATGTTTTGTTCTGAACATATGTTATGggttattacatgatttattgaAGGTAAAGAAACCTCAAGTGACACAGACAGTGCTGGCTTAAAAGTGTAAAAGGTGACTTTAGAAACGAGTAAGTCTTCAAAACGCATGTATTATGTTGATTTGTCATTGTGTTTCACTGTTTCAAAGTGTTTATAGTTTACCTGTGAAAGTACGTGCTTGCAAAAGAGTTTCCCAGCTGTATAGAGGCCACATCCAACGTCTTGACGGGGTTTTTGAAGGTCATGTCAGAGTTCACTGccctgaagctgctgaagtCATGGGTCCCGATCAACACAGCAGCCGCCTCACGCATGGCTTCCACATCTAACTCTCTGAAAAACAGCGCATTTCATTTTAGAAGCAGCCCCTGCAGTCAAAAGGCTCCCTGACCCGCCCGCCTCTTGCAGGTTTATGTGACACTGCCGCCGACCTGAGAGTAACTCGGCTGAGCAGCGAGGTCAAACTGAAGTGTATGCTTAAAGCCCGGCGTCTTTTCAGGTCGTCCTGTTCCTGTTTTCCCGTGAACTTACATAATACTAACATCGTGAGGGACGAGGCCACGTGAGAGAGCGCGAGCGTGTCGACCAGCGGTTCATTTAAGGGAGAGAGTGAGCGCAGATTCTCCACGGCTTCATGGAGCGACCACTGCGTGACCGTGAGCTGTCGGAAGAAGAGATACGCCAAGCAGCAGCGACTCACTCATTCAATTCTTAATGTACTCTTCTAAAAAGataacattaagaaaaaaaaaagtaaaaagaagtgCAGAAAGATCCACTCAACTAATcactaaaaataatttaaaccccactctgattaaaatggtgtttttaaaatgttcttgtggcagttttctgatgatagaggacatatttaaataaaaatcaagctCCGAATTACATTTTGGAGTGTTTCTTTTCACAAGTCATTATGAATCAGGACCggacaaaaagaaatgcagcttGAGAACAAATACGCTGGGTTGGCCACAGACTCTCttccctgccgctctgcagaaactatgacctggAAAACcacacagttgttttttttttttttacattttggctaaaatctgcataatcataattaaaagatcactgggaacactttgaaaatagttaAACGTTTGCAAAAATCCAACATGTTTTAGTCTAAAATTTCAGAATGTGGGGAAGTTCCAGGAAATATTCCGGCTgcggagaaaaaaaactggctGATATTTCTTGCGCTGAGAGAGTTGGAGTGGGTGTGACGGCTGCTGCAGATTAAAGAGCAAACTGCGagacgctgctgaggccgaatGAGCAGAAGAGccagatggacggatggagaGGCAAAGCAGCAGAGGAGAAGAATTACGGAAGCAGGAAGAGTCAAAAAAGTATAGGAAAAAACTGGGAAGCTACGAAGGAGAAAgaaccaaaatgaaagaaaaaaaggaaacctaTAACTACAACATGTGGGTGTTGTGCTGCGCGCGTATAAGCCTGCAGCTTATCTTGTCCTACTTTTCCCCAAATGAGTGAATGTGAGGGAGCAGACAAATTCTCAAAAGAAGACTGTCTGAAATGTGTTTCCTTGTATTCCCTCCGCCTGCACAAACATCTGCTGAGCAGCAAACCCCTCAACGTCTCAACTGTCCATCATGTCcgtttgctgttgttttgttaGGGGGTCAAGGAATACCTGCAGCGTGTTTTCAATAGGTTACATAATCGAGccactgtgtttaatgtgtggAAGACAGTAATGGAGCAGTACTCTGATTACTCAGGGGAGCAATCAATTCAAGCTTCTTtaaacattgcaaaaataacaagagCAAGAAATCTTCAGCCCCTCAAATGACGTATTTTACGTATTTTTGATCCTCTGTTTGTAATTCCACTCTGCATTTCTCATCTGTCACATGTCTTCTGCCCCCTCCCTCCGCCCCACATATAGTGTTCCAGCACCGCCACTGGCTTAATGCATGGATGAAGAAGGATGGAGAAGTGGAGCTTTGACTTACGTGTCCTGGATGTCCCAGCAGAGGTTGGACTCAGTGAGAGGAAGCAGAGTGCGGTGGCGGACACCAAGTGCTACGCGGTAGACGTAGGTCCGCGACTGTGCGCGGTACCGGGCGTGGAAGTCATCTGCAACGCGGTGAGCTTGGTTGatcctaaacaaaacaaaaaaatagattcaGACATTTACATAGTGTGAAAGAGTAAAAAGGTTGTCACTACAGACAAAAGCCCCTAAAGAAAGAGATATATTCTGTCAGGACCGCCCAGTTCTGATGCTGGACATCTATCACCCTGCTAGTTATCCAGTTACTGATTCTGACCCCCCTGCTGTTTACCTGTGCTGTGCTGTTTCTAAACCTCTTTAAGATTTGACACGGTGTATCATTATTAATACGTTTGCTTGATTTGTGAATGTCTAATTCCTTTGTCTTGCTCTTATTTTTTTGGAttctaaaatgtattatttaagtgaaacagcttttctttgtgttttgatttttccctttttggaaACTtggatcctgtctctggctcgtctctgctctgtacctgaccgagtacctcgtctctgctcctgttccTACACCTgcctgtggttcctgtctccggctcgattCGCGCTcccggccgtccccccaactccgtctggatgaagctcatctgctggactttaaatatgtagttttagagttagataagttaattcttctctatgagttctggtaaatcgcctgtccgtcctgggggaggatccctccttcatgtgggcaacCCTTGCCTTCACCTTTACTGGCTACTTGAATGTGACGTGACAGCAATCAGCCGTTCAATGAACCAAACACTCCCATTAACATTTAATCAGGAGCACAAAGCACGGCCTCACATTTATTCTTCAATGCTCTGCTTTTCAGCGGGTTTTAATCAAGATACATCGATCAAGATACATCgatttttctgcaaaataaGGCAGATTTTacagcagcacaaaaaaaagacagagatgTTTTGTTGCAGAGTCCAGTCTTTGGCTTTGTCAAGCAGAAGACAAAAAGCTCTGAGCCATTGCTGTGATGACGCTCTGTTGTTGTCCTCTGATGTGAAAGGGTAATGTAACAAATGACAGGTTAGTTTGTTTAGATGTGTCTGCATGAACACCGCTGAGGCTCTTTCACACTAATTCTACAGCCGTTCTACTTGAAGGGCATTTATgtaggtttgtgtgtgtgttttagggcatgtgtgtgtgtaactgtggaTACTCCAGATCAAACAGTGGAGCCAGTTTAATCCTTTCTAACCTTCTCTCTGCAGGTTTCAGGATTAGCAGGATGCTGGGAGCTTCcctttcctctcctcctctcgtCTCCGTGTGATTCCCATATGGCTGTTTTACTCTGCATTCACTGTGAATCATGACTCACTAATCTAACTATTGTGCTTCTACCATACTATTCTATTTCTCTCTATATTTCTGAATTGCCGTTTTCAGGATTTCTATTCTTGTAAATGAAGAAATAACTGTGTTTGACTTTTGAAATTGATTTGTGAACGCTGGAGCTTACAGCGCATTCTCCTGAACTGGTCGCACTCACCTGATCTGCTCCGTCTGCAGGTGGTAGTTCAGGGCTTCGACGAGAAGGTCTTCAGCAAAAGGTGGCTTGTTGTTCCTGCGCTGGAGGTCAAAGTGGGCAGAGTTGGAGAGGGCGTGCACACCTGTGTCAGTCCTGCTCGACACCGACAGGGACGCAGAATTGACGGGCTTCAACTTCTGAATCGCTTCCTGTGGAAACAAAAAATgggataaagaaaatcaaatccaCACTGAtgatattataaaaaaatatatttaggcCTTAAACTTGGACTTCAGACATGTTAATATTACCCCACTTTGATATGACAATCAGGTGATATGCATCCTCACAAAAGGATAAAGAGCAACTTGTTTTATATTTGgtcattttatatatttaagagAATGACAGATCAGACTATATACATTTCTTAAGGCAGTTTGAATACCAGCTGTAGGACAGAATAATCCAAAATATATTCTGAACACCAACTGATCTGTTagttttttataaacaaattgGAAATATTATAAAGTACAGTGATAGGACGAATTAGAGCTATATCCTGTAGTAACCCTGTTATAACGCCattgctattattattatttgctgttttttgtgttcctttTATGAAGTGAACCACTTTACATAAAGATATTTAATAAAATCCGTATATTATTTTCGCAAAActtaaaggaaagaatgaatgaatctaCACATAAAATTCTAATCAAGTcccttctttataaatatttttttcaaataaaaatgtatttcaacaTTCTGTTGGGAAtttcaatcttttattttaccactaaagaaaaacatgcttGCTTGACACTTTAttcttaaaattatattttcttcTAACGTCAAATAACTTTTGTAAGCTCTCCGGAACCACTGTATTGTTAACTTTAAGCATGCCTAAtaatcagtgatgaaagtcaggcaaggaaaaaatccctgaacttttctttgagcgatatggcgggcacagagcgaaattttggaaaaatacgtggtcttagatgcattctggtgcattctggcaactagttattcacttctttatcaagaaactaagactaattggagcatcatgatttgtcattcaaacccctagtttgactctccattaaggacttgctggtcctaaaaaagaatttggaaaattgct
The nucleotide sequence above comes from Oryzias latipes chromosome 5, ASM223467v1. Encoded proteins:
- the pusl1 gene encoding tRNA pseudouridine synthase-like 1, which produces MHNGARYLIFFQYIGTKYSGVVKVPPQQMVKKGVQDHIEEAIQKLKPVNSASLSVSSRTDTGVHALSNSAHFDLQRRNNKPPFAEDLLVEALNYHLQTEQIRINQAHRVADDFHARYRAQSRTYVYRVALGVRHRTLLPLTESNLCWDIQDTELDVEAMREAAAVLIGTHDFSSFRAVNSDMTFKNPVKTLDVASIQLGNSFASTYFHRQVSFLELTFTSRSFLYKQVRRMTGALVAVGRGLLTVSQLRDLLEAKDNLAYPQNLVAPAHGLFLTQVAYRESDLPLRQALCTDNFKD